The Herbiconiux sp. A18JL235 region GGCGAACGGCGCATCGCTCACCATGATCATGACGAGCCGGGTGACCTTCGGCATGGCGCAGCAGGGTCTGCTCCCGCCGGTGCTCTCGACCGTGCTGCCGAAGCGGCGCACGCCCTGGGTGGCGATCGTCGCCACGACCGCCATCGCCATGCTGCTCACCCTCGTGGGGGATCTCGAGACGCTCGCCTCCGCGGTCGTGCTCCTGCTGCTGTTCGTCTTCATCAGCACGAACGTGGCTGTGCTCGTGCTGCGCAGGCAGCGCGTGGAGCACAAGCACTTCAGGGTGTGGACGTGGGTTCCGGTGCTCGGCGTGCTCTCGTGCATCCTCCTCCTCACTCAGCAGGAGCCGCTCGTCTGGGCGTTCGGAGGAGCCTTCGTCGTGCTGGGGGTCGTGCTCTACCTCGTGCGGCGAGCGACCTCGTCGAAGACGGGCACGCCCCCACCCGAACGCTCGTGAGTGCCGGGCGGGAGGCGGGCCTCAGAGGATGGGTGTGCCGCCCGTCACCGCGATGCGGGCCCCCGAGACGTAGCTGGCCTCGTCTGATGCGAGCATGACGTAGACGGGTGCGAGTTCGGCGGGCTGGCCGGGGCGGCCGAGCGGTGACTGCGATCCGAAGCTCTCGACCTTGTCGGGCTCCATGGTGGCGGGGATGAGGGGTGTCCAGATCGGCCCGGGCGCGACGCTGTTGGCCCGGATGCCGCGTTCCGCCAGCATCTGGGCGAGCGACGCGCTGATGCTCGCCACAGCCGCCTTGGTCGCCGCGTAGGGAAGCAGGTTCGGCGACGGCTTGTCGGACTGCACCGACGTCGACCCGATGATCGATCCCCCTGACGGGATGTGCGGCAGCGCGGCCTTGACGAGGTGGAAGTAGGCGCTGACGTTCACCGCCCAGGTGTAGTCCCATTCCTCGTCGGGAATGTCCTCGATCGTGGGCCGGTCCATCTGGAACGCCGCGTTGTTCACCAGCACGTCGACGCGCCCGAACTCGGCGACGGTCTGCTCGACGATCGCCCGGCAGTGCGCCGGGTCGGAGATGTCGCCGGGAATGCTCAGCACCCTGCGCCCGGCCGCCTCCACGAGCGCGCAGGTCTCGGCGGCATCCTCGTGCTCGTCGAGGTACGAGATCGCGACGTCGGCGCCCTCGCGCGCATAGGCGATGGCCACCGCCTTCCCGATACCGCTGTCGCCGCCTGTGATGAGGGCGATCTTTCCGGTCAGCCGGCCGCTGCCGACGTAGCTGTCCTCGCCGTGATCGGGCTTCTGCTCGAGCTCCTGCTCGGAGCCGGGTGGGGTCTGCTGCTCTGGTTCTGGCATGTCTGTCCTCCGTCGCGGGTGTTCTTCCGCACCCTACGGACGTCCCGCGCATCGGCACGGGGGTTGACAGCGTTCCGCCCCGACGTCGCATGCCGGTCGCCCCTGCCCGCCAGAATGGAGGCATGAAGATCCTCCTCCCCGACACCATCGACCTCAGCGCGCTCGACCTCGGGCCGGCCGACACCGCCGTCGTGTACGACCCCGCGGTCGCCATCCCGTCCGAGCACCGCGACGCCGAGGTGCTCGTGGCGTGGCGCAACACCGCCGACAACCTCGCCGACGCGGCACAGCACCTCGGCAGCCTGAAGCTCGTGCAGACGCTCGCCGCGGGCCCGGATGCGGTGCTCGCCGCCGGCTTCTCCCCCGACGCCGTCGTCACCTCGGGCCGCTCCCTGCACGACGAGACGGTCGCCGAGCACACCCTCGCCCTCGTGCTCGCGCTGGTGCGGCGACTCGACCTGATGCGGGATGCACAGCGCGACTCCGTCTGGCACGAGCAGTTCCTCGACGCGCAGCGCGACCCCGCCACCGAGCAGCTCTACACGCTCGCCGGCGCCCACGTCTGCATCTGGGGCTTCGGCTCG contains the following coding sequences:
- a CDS encoding SDR family oxidoreductase, with product MPEPEQQTPPGSEQELEQKPDHGEDSYVGSGRLTGKIALITGGDSGIGKAVAIAYAREGADVAISYLDEHEDAAETCALVEAAGRRVLSIPGDISDPAHCRAIVEQTVAEFGRVDVLVNNAAFQMDRPTIEDIPDEEWDYTWAVNVSAYFHLVKAALPHIPSGGSIIGSTSVQSDKPSPNLLPYAATKAAVASISASLAQMLAERGIRANSVAPGPIWTPLIPATMEPDKVESFGSQSPLGRPGQPAELAPVYVMLASDEASYVSGARIAVTGGTPIL